In Mucilaginibacter celer, one DNA window encodes the following:
- a CDS encoding four helix bundle protein yields MSDKPNLIVDLTFNFSLKIIEFTEELEERRKFNMANQLFRSGTSIGANVSEAQGAESRGDFRHKCKIAYKEAEETRYWLKLCQFAKNYPFIQELLDDIDSIVKVLGKIISSTH; encoded by the coding sequence ATGAGCGATAAACCAAATTTGATAGTCGATTTGACATTTAACTTCTCTCTAAAGATCATCGAGTTTACAGAAGAACTTGAGGAGCGTAGGAAGTTTAATATGGCGAATCAGCTTTTCAGAAGCGGTACATCAATCGGAGCAAATGTTTCTGAAGCTCAGGGCGCGGAAAGCAGGGGCGATTTTAGGCATAAATGTAAAATAGCCTACAAGGAAGCTGAAGAAACAAGGTATTGGTTGAAATTATGTCAGTTTGCTAAAAATTATCCTTTTATACAGGAACTGCTTGATGACATAGACTCAATCGTGAAGGTTTTGGGGAAGATAATATCATCAACCCATTAA
- a CDS encoding division/cell wall cluster transcriptional repressor MraZ — translation MSFLTGEFECKLDPKFRMMIPAGLKKKLPELETEGLVINRGFEKYLVIYTKKEWDKRLEELSKLNEYEEDNIAFIRYFTRGATELVPDAAGRVLLPKFLLEYAGIKGEVVLACQLNKIEVWDADTHRKLMDDEPASFGALAKRVMGNKSKEQE, via the coding sequence ATGTCGTTTCTAACCGGTGAATTTGAGTGTAAGCTTGATCCTAAATTTAGGATGATGATACCGGCTGGCCTAAAGAAAAAGCTCCCCGAGCTTGAAACTGAAGGCCTGGTGATCAATCGCGGGTTTGAAAAATACCTTGTTATATACACTAAAAAGGAATGGGATAAACGACTTGAGGAACTAAGCAAACTTAATGAATACGAAGAGGATAATATAGCCTTTATACGATATTTTACCCGCGGCGCTACCGAGCTTGTGCCCGATGCTGCCGGCAGGGTACTGCTGCCGAAGTTTTTACTGGAGTATGCAGGTATAAAAGGGGAAGTGGTGCTGGCTTGCCAGCTGAATAAAATTGAGGTTTGGGATGCCGATACGCACCGCAAACTGATGGATGATGAACCGGCAAGTTTTGGCGCGCTGGCAAAAAGGGTAATGGGCAACAAAAGTAAGGAGCAGGAATGA
- a CDS encoding penicillin-binding protein, with translation MGIRTNILLRVYIAFGLILFFALAVVVQLCRVQFVQGDKWKAMAADLSAQYQTVEAARGNIFSVDGSLLATSVPEYELHMDMLAGGIAADTAFNNHIDELAAKLSGMFKDRSAREYARILRDARADSSRYQLIRRKVSYQDLKKIRQFPIFNMGKYKGGLIVIQKNKRIRPFQSLAARTIGYKNENVNNPVGLEGAFSTYIDGESGRRLMQRIPGGTWMPVDDDDEIAPKDGADIISTINVNFQDVAQDALKKQLIKSAADHGCVVLMEVATGEIRAIANYTRTKDGDYAELMNYAISNAIDPGSTFKLASYMTLLDQHKIDTSTIINAEGGKYKFPKGPTITDTEHDNYEMSVKRAFEESSNVAAAKLVDKFYHNNPWQYINKLYEYHLNQKLGLQIKGEGQPVIKNPSNRSWNKNYSLPEMAYGYEMNITPLQMLTYYNAVANNGKMIAPLLVREIRRLGNPIEQFQARVINEQICSEQTLGKVRGMLEGVVMNGTGKNVIKNKLYSVAGKTGTAQVANGTKGYKDKKYQASFCGYFPADKPKYSMIVVVNNPTQGDYLAAKVAGPVFREVADRVYANDLDINQTPQTRFVGNTIMPQIKQGNLKALKRVYSKLGVKPLYASANSSVDTSDGIPYEGVKYKSGTVPSVTGMGLSDALYAMGNAGYKVTVRGSGIVTTQSVTGGSVIPKGSKITIELQ, from the coding sequence ATGGGAATTAGGACTAACATACTGCTCAGGGTTTATATAGCCTTCGGGCTTATTTTGTTTTTTGCGCTTGCTGTAGTGGTGCAACTTTGCCGTGTGCAATTTGTACAGGGCGACAAGTGGAAAGCCATGGCTGCCGACCTGTCCGCCCAATACCAAACTGTTGAAGCAGCGCGTGGAAATATTTTTTCGGTAGATGGAAGCCTGCTGGCTACCTCGGTACCGGAATATGAATTGCACATGGATATGCTTGCCGGCGGTATAGCTGCCGATACAGCTTTCAATAACCATATTGATGAACTGGCTGCCAAGCTTTCTGGTATGTTTAAAGACCGCTCGGCAAGGGAGTACGCACGTATTTTGCGTGATGCCCGTGCGGATAGCTCACGTTACCAGCTGATCAGGAGGAAAGTATCCTACCAGGATCTGAAGAAGATCCGCCAGTTCCCCATTTTTAATATGGGCAAGTATAAAGGTGGCTTGATCGTGATCCAGAAAAATAAACGCATCCGTCCGTTCCAGTCGTTGGCTGCACGTACTATCGGATATAAAAATGAAAATGTGAACAACCCGGTAGGTTTGGAAGGTGCTTTCTCAACCTACATTGATGGCGAAAGCGGCAGGCGTTTAATGCAACGCATTCCTGGTGGTACCTGGATGCCGGTTGATGATGACGATGAAATAGCGCCTAAAGATGGTGCCGATATCATTTCAACCATCAACGTAAACTTCCAGGATGTTGCGCAGGATGCTTTGAAGAAACAACTGATAAAAAGTGCTGCCGACCATGGTTGTGTGGTATTGATGGAAGTGGCCACCGGCGAGATCCGGGCTATTGCCAATTATACCCGTACCAAAGATGGCGACTATGCCGAGTTGATGAACTATGCCATCAGCAACGCTATCGATCCGGGTTCGACCTTCAAGCTGGCATCGTACATGACGCTGTTGGATCAGCATAAAATTGATACCAGTACCATTATCAATGCTGAGGGCGGTAAATACAAATTCCCGAAAGGGCCAACCATTACCGATACCGAGCACGATAATTACGAAATGTCGGTAAAACGCGCGTTCGAAGAATCATCAAACGTAGCCGCAGCAAAACTGGTTGATAAGTTTTATCATAATAACCCATGGCAGTACATCAATAAACTGTACGAGTACCACTTGAACCAAAAGCTGGGCTTACAGATAAAAGGTGAAGGCCAGCCGGTAATTAAAAACCCATCAAACCGCAGCTGGAATAAAAACTATAGCCTGCCCGAGATGGCTTACGGCTACGAAATGAATATTACGCCGTTGCAGATGTTAACCTATTACAACGCGGTTGCCAACAACGGTAAAATGATAGCGCCGCTGCTGGTTCGTGAAATTCGCCGTTTAGGTAACCCTATCGAGCAGTTCCAGGCCAGGGTAATTAACGAGCAGATCTGTTCGGAGCAAACTTTGGGTAAGGTTCGTGGCATGCTGGAAGGTGTGGTGATGAATGGTACCGGTAAAAACGTAATTAAAAATAAACTATACAGCGTTGCCGGTAAAACCGGTACGGCGCAGGTTGCAAACGGTACTAAAGGTTATAAGGATAAAAAATATCAGGCATCGTTTTGCGGTTACTTCCCGGCAGATAAGCCTAAATATTCGATGATTGTGGTGGTTAATAACCCTACACAGGGCGATTATTTGGCGGCTAAAGTTGCCGGTCCGGTGTTTAGGGAAGTTGCCGATAGGGTTTATGCCAACGATCTGGATATTAACCAAACCCCGCAAACCCGTTTTGTAGGCAACACCATTATGCCGCAGATAAAACAGGGCAACCTGAAGGCATTAAAAAGGGTGTACAGCAAATTGGGTGTTAAACCTTTGTACGCATCGGCAAACAGCAGTGTTGATACCAGCGATGGTATCCCTTACGAAGGGGTAAAATATAAAAGCGGCACCGTGCCATCAGTAACAGGTATGGGCCTGAGCGACGCGCTATATGCAATGGGTAACGCGGGATATAAAGTAACAGTACGCGGAAGCGGCATTGTTACCACCCAGTCGGTTACCGGTGGAAGTGTAATACCAAAAGGATCAAAAATAACAATAGAACTGCAATGA
- a CDS encoding GNAT family N-acetyltransferase gives MKYQIVALNSGLDKKNFDCGNEQLNNYLHKQAGQDVKRKLCAVSAIIDNNRVIGYYTLSNTSIAREAIPEELRKKMPPSYYNLPATLLGRLAIDLQYKGQGLGEYLLIDALKKSFTASVEYIGSMAVVVDPIDEAATNFYSKYDFIKLPDSGKMFLPMQTVAQLFT, from the coding sequence ATGAAATACCAGATTGTAGCACTGAACTCCGGGCTTGATAAGAAAAACTTCGATTGCGGAAACGAACAATTAAATAATTACCTGCACAAACAGGCCGGGCAAGATGTAAAAAGAAAGCTTTGCGCCGTTTCTGCAATAATTGACAACAACAGGGTGATTGGATACTATACCTTATCCAACACCAGCATTGCCAGAGAAGCAATACCCGAAGAACTACGCAAAAAAATGCCCCCATCCTACTACAACCTGCCAGCTACACTGTTAGGGAGATTGGCCATTGACCTGCAATACAAAGGACAGGGTTTAGGAGAATACCTATTGATCGATGCCTTAAAAAAGAGTTTTACAGCCTCGGTTGAATACATAGGATCAATGGCTGTAGTAGTTGATCCGATTGACGAAGCCGCGACAAATTTCTATTCAAAATATGATTTTATTAAACTTCCTGATTCGGGTAAAATGTTTCTTCCAATGCAAACGGTAGCGCAGCTTTTTACCTAA
- a CDS encoding DUF1778 domain-containing protein encodes MGKVDATEKKARFDTKLTLAQKETFERAAKLGGYRTLSHFVISTADEKAKSIIEQHEAVLASERDKEIFFDAIMNPQQPGRNLQKAVERYNLLNNLPE; translated from the coding sequence ATGGGAAAAGTAGATGCAACAGAGAAAAAAGCGAGATTCGATACAAAGCTAACGTTAGCTCAGAAAGAAACCTTTGAGCGCGCGGCTAAATTAGGTGGGTACAGAACACTGAGCCATTTTGTGATCTCAACTGCGGATGAAAAAGCAAAAAGTATTATCGAACAACACGAAGCTGTTTTAGCATCGGAGAGAGATAAAGAGATTTTTTTTGATGCGATCATGAATCCGCAGCAGCCTGGGAGAAATTTGCAAAAAGCTGTTGAGCGCTACAATCTACTAAACAATTTACCTGAGTAA
- the rsmH gene encoding 16S rRNA (cytosine(1402)-N(4))-methyltransferase RsmH: MSEYHVPVMLAECIEGLNIDPDGTYVDVTFGGGGHSREIMKHLGPKGRLIAFDQDADAQRNLIDDERFVFVDQNFRYLKNFCRLHDALPVNGILADLGVSSHQFDEAERGFSIRFDAELDMRMNQLSDLTAKQVVNTYSVADLHRIFGIYGEIQNAKSLAETIATARLNAPITTIADLKNVISNRIPKGKENKYLAQVFQALRIEVNQELEALKDFLMQSAEVLAPGGRLVVMSYHSLEDRLVKNFIAKGKFSGEVEKDFYGNDNKPLDAVSRGAITASAEEIVNNNRARSAKLRIAVKK, from the coding sequence ATGAGTGAGTACCATGTACCGGTAATGCTGGCGGAGTGCATTGAAGGGTTGAATATTGATCCGGATGGCACTTATGTAGATGTGACTTTTGGGGGTGGCGGCCACTCGCGCGAGATCATGAAGCACTTAGGGCCAAAAGGCAGGCTGATTGCTTTTGACCAGGATGCCGACGCGCAGCGGAATTTGATTGATGACGAACGTTTTGTTTTTGTTGATCAGAATTTCAGGTACCTCAAAAACTTTTGCCGCCTGCACGATGCGCTCCCGGTGAACGGGATCCTTGCCGATCTGGGTGTATCATCGCATCAGTTTGATGAGGCCGAAAGGGGCTTTTCCATCCGGTTTGATGCCGAGTTGGATATGCGTATGAACCAGTTAAGCGATTTAACTGCAAAGCAGGTGGTAAATACCTATTCGGTAGCCGATCTGCACCGGATTTTTGGCATTTACGGCGAAATCCAGAACGCGAAATCGCTGGCTGAAACTATTGCTACTGCGAGGTTGAACGCACCGATCACTACGATTGCCGATTTGAAAAATGTGATCAGTAACCGCATCCCGAAAGGGAAAGAAAATAAATACCTGGCGCAGGTTTTTCAGGCGCTGAGGATAGAGGTTAACCAGGAGCTGGAAGCGCTGAAGGATTTTTTGATGCAATCGGCAGAGGTACTGGCACCGGGTGGCAGGTTGGTGGTAATGTCGTACCACTCGCTGGAAGACAGGCTGGTAAAAAACTTCATCGCCAAAGGTAAGTTCAGCGGCGAGGTGGAGAAGGATTTTTACGGAAATGATAATAAACCGCTTGATGCTGTAAGTCGCGGGGCAATAACGGCATCGGCAGAAGAGATAGTTAACAATAATAGGGCACGGAGCGCTAAGTTAAGGATAGCTGTAAAAAAATGA
- a CDS encoding UDP-N-acetylmuramoyl-L-alanyl-D-glutamate--2,6-diaminopimelate ligase, with amino-acid sequence MRYLSDIIDGLAFTELQGSADVEITAIAFDSRKVIPGAMFVAVKGTVVDGHDYIEQAIKNGAIAVICEDLPAHTTGEVDFLMVADSAVALGIVSANFYDNPSHQLKLVGVTGTNGKTTIATLLYQLFRDLGYKCGLLSTVENQINGKVIPSTHTTPDPIELNSLLADMVDSGCDYCFMEVSSHAISQKRIEHLVFAGGVFTNLTHDHLDYHKTFLRYLNAKKEFFDGLPKNAFALTNSDDKNGNVMLQNTSAHKKSYGLKTMADYKARILENQFSGLLLQIDGEEVWFKMVGTFNAYNLLGVYATAMLLEQDKAKVLTSLSKLTGAEGRFEYITAPNKVVGIVDYAHTPDAVQNVLSTIHDIRKGNEKVITVIGCGGDRDKTKRPIMAKTACEWSDKVILTSDNPRTEDPAQIIKEMEEGVDPAFKRHTVSIIDRHEAIKTACMLANPGDIILVAGKGHENYQEINGVKNHFDDMEELESQFKDLI; translated from the coding sequence ATGAGGTATTTAAGCGATATAATTGACGGACTGGCCTTCACCGAATTGCAGGGAAGTGCCGATGTGGAGATCACCGCGATAGCGTTCGACTCGAGGAAAGTAATTCCGGGTGCGATGTTCGTTGCCGTGAAAGGTACTGTTGTTGATGGGCACGATTATATTGAACAGGCCATCAAAAACGGTGCTATAGCTGTTATCTGCGAAGATCTGCCGGCTCACACTACCGGGGAGGTTGATTTCCTGATGGTAGCCGATTCGGCAGTGGCTTTAGGTATTGTATCTGCTAATTTTTACGATAACCCATCGCATCAATTAAAACTGGTTGGCGTAACCGGTACCAATGGTAAAACCACCATTGCTACGCTGCTTTACCAGTTGTTCAGGGATTTAGGTTACAAATGCGGTTTGCTATCAACAGTTGAGAACCAGATCAACGGCAAAGTGATCCCATCAACCCATACCACACCCGATCCTATCGAACTGAACAGCCTGCTTGCTGATATGGTAGATAGCGGTTGCGATTATTGTTTTATGGAAGTTAGTTCGCATGCCATTTCGCAAAAGCGCATTGAGCATTTGGTATTTGCAGGCGGCGTGTTCACTAACCTAACGCATGATCACTTGGATTATCATAAAACATTTTTGAGGTATTTAAATGCCAAAAAAGAGTTTTTTGATGGCTTGCCTAAAAACGCTTTCGCACTTACCAATAGCGATGATAAAAACGGTAATGTGATGCTGCAAAATACATCGGCCCACAAAAAAAGCTATGGCCTAAAAACCATGGCCGATTATAAAGCCCGCATCCTCGAAAACCAGTTTAGCGGTTTGCTGCTGCAAATTGATGGCGAGGAAGTTTGGTTTAAAATGGTGGGCACCTTCAACGCCTATAATTTATTAGGTGTTTATGCTACCGCGATGTTACTGGAGCAGGACAAAGCCAAAGTGCTAACCAGCTTAAGCAAACTAACCGGTGCCGAAGGCCGCTTTGAATACATCACCGCGCCAAATAAAGTAGTGGGTATTGTGGATTACGCCCACACACCCGATGCCGTGCAAAATGTGTTAAGTACCATCCACGATATTCGCAAAGGAAACGAAAAGGTAATAACCGTAATAGGCTGCGGCGGCGACAGGGATAAAACCAAACGCCCAATCATGGCCAAAACTGCCTGCGAGTGGAGCGACAAAGTGATCCTTACCTCAGATAATCCGCGTACCGAAGATCCGGCGCAGATCATCAAAGAAATGGAAGAGGGTGTAGACCCGGCATTTAAACGCCACACGGTAAGCATCATCGACAGGCACGAGGCTATTAAAACAGCCTGCATGCTGGCTAATCCTGGAGATATCATTTTGGTAGCCGGTAAAGGCCACGAGAATTACCAGGAAATAAACGGAGTGAAAAACCACTTCGATGACATGGAAGAGCTGGAAAGTCAATTTAAAGACTTGATTTGA
- the mraY gene encoding phospho-N-acetylmuramoyl-pentapeptide-transferase: MLYYLFNYLSKNYSIPGIGVFQYITFRTAMAVITSLLITTVYGRRLIDYLRFKQVGETVRNLGLEGQMQKSGTPTMGGIIILLGILVPTLLFAKLENVYVILMIITTIWLGAIGFLDDYIKVFKKNKEGLAGRFKIVGQVGLSLIVGWTMYFNSNIIIRQEVVLPVKSDAPVEYHIKAGKPVYTQDVHSTKTTMPFYKNNEFDYAKVLKFLGGGYEQYALVVFLFFMIIIITFISNGANITDGIDGLATGTSAIIGITLAILAYVSGNTVIADYLNIMYIPNSGELVIFAGAFVGACVGFLWYNSYPAQVFMGDTGSLAIGGIIAVFAIMIRKELMLPLLCGIFLIENFSVIIQVSWFKYTKKKFGEGRRVFLMAPLHHHYQKKGFHEAKIVTRFWIICIILAIVTVITLKLR; the protein is encoded by the coding sequence ATGTTGTATTACCTGTTTAATTACTTAAGCAAAAATTACAGTATCCCGGGGATAGGTGTGTTTCAATACATCACTTTCCGCACAGCGATGGCTGTAATTACATCGTTGCTGATCACCACGGTTTATGGTCGCCGGTTAATTGATTACCTGCGTTTTAAGCAAGTTGGCGAAACTGTAAGGAATTTGGGTTTGGAAGGCCAGATGCAAAAATCGGGCACGCCTACTATGGGTGGTATCATCATTTTGCTGGGTATCCTTGTGCCAACGCTGCTTTTTGCAAAACTGGAAAATGTGTATGTAATCCTGATGATTATCACTACCATCTGGTTAGGCGCTATCGGTTTCCTCGACGATTACATTAAAGTATTTAAAAAGAATAAAGAAGGTCTGGCAGGCAGGTTTAAAATTGTTGGCCAGGTTGGTTTATCATTGATTGTTGGTTGGACCATGTATTTTAACAGCAATATCATTATCCGCCAGGAGGTGGTTTTGCCCGTTAAATCGGACGCCCCGGTTGAGTATCATATCAAAGCCGGAAAACCGGTTTATACACAGGATGTGCACTCCACCAAAACCACTATGCCTTTTTATAAAAACAACGAGTTTGATTATGCCAAGGTATTAAAGTTTTTAGGCGGAGGTTATGAGCAATACGCGCTGGTGGTGTTCCTGTTTTTCATGATCATCATTATCACCTTCATCTCCAACGGGGCAAACATAACCGATGGTATCGACGGTTTGGCGACGGGTACATCGGCTATTATCGGTATTACGCTGGCTATCCTGGCCTACGTATCAGGTAACACGGTAATTGCCGACTACCTTAATATCATGTACATCCCCAACTCGGGCGAGCTGGTAATTTTTGCCGGTGCCTTTGTTGGTGCCTGCGTGGGCTTTTTGTGGTACAACTCATACCCGGCACAGGTGTTTATGGGCGATACCGGCAGTTTGGCTATCGGTGGTATTATAGCGGTATTTGCAATCATGATCCGTAAGGAACTGATGTTGCCACTATTGTGCGGCATTTTCCTGATCGAGAATTTCTCGGTAATTATCCAGGTATCATGGTTCAAGTACACCAAAAAGAAATTTGGTGAAGGTCGCAGGGTGTTTTTAATGGCCCCGCTGCACCACCACTATCAAAAGAAAGGTTTCCACGAAGCAAAAATTGTTACCCGCTTCTGGATCATCTGTATAATACTGGCGATAGTGACGGTGATAACGTTGAAACTTCGTTAG
- a CDS encoding PepSY-associated TM helix domain-containing protein encodes MKVFFRTIHLYLSLAAGVIIFCSCLTGTMLVFEKDIQQALHHNRYFVERGQTRIPLSAIKATLKNELPKAKLLSLMVYTDPERSIEASVFLPEKKEKKEGAPAPEKKAGEKKGGKDDKPKEADRANLTVMINPYTGQIIEQFNRRETFLYSVEMFHRFLLGKRDSVGDWVISISTLFFLVILITGVILWWPKTKAITKQRLKIKWDGSGKRLTNDLHIVTGFYTSIFLIIISASGLVMTFKWANNTLFFLTGSKVVGKEDTKAPLSVYQPGIKALKPELAAASLSDKIANAESYSVKLPKDTAAAYIFSVLKKGSVELATDVYYVDQYSGKIAGSVIYADKNLGQRIRGVIKPIHTGSIYGWPTKILAFIICLVSLIFPVTGVMMWLNRIGVGKKKKKKPVRSRTAAVPA; translated from the coding sequence ATGAAAGTATTTTTCCGCACCATTCATCTTTATTTAAGCCTCGCCGCCGGGGTAATTATTTTTTGCTCCTGCTTAACCGGTACTATGCTGGTGTTTGAAAAGGATATCCAGCAGGCTCTGCACCATAACCGCTATTTTGTAGAGCGGGGGCAAACGCGGATCCCGCTGTCGGCCATCAAAGCAACACTAAAAAACGAATTACCTAAAGCCAAATTGCTCTCGCTAATGGTGTATACCGATCCGGAACGATCGATAGAGGCCAGCGTGTTTTTGCCCGAAAAAAAGGAGAAAAAGGAGGGCGCACCCGCACCGGAAAAAAAAGCCGGAGAAAAAAAAGGCGGCAAAGACGATAAGCCCAAAGAAGCCGACAGGGCCAACCTAACCGTGATGATAAACCCTTACACCGGGCAAATTATTGAACAGTTTAACCGCCGGGAAACATTTTTGTATTCAGTAGAGATGTTTCACCGCTTTTTATTGGGCAAAAGGGATAGTGTAGGCGATTGGGTGATCAGTATTTCAACCCTGTTTTTCCTGGTGATACTAATAACCGGTGTAATACTATGGTGGCCAAAAACCAAAGCCATCACGAAACAAAGGCTCAAAATAAAATGGGATGGCAGCGGTAAGCGCCTCACTAATGATTTGCATATCGTTACCGGTTTTTACACTTCGATATTTTTGATCATTATTTCGGCCTCGGGTTTGGTCATGACTTTTAAATGGGCTAACAATACACTGTTTTTCCTTACGGGATCAAAAGTGGTTGGTAAAGAGGATACCAAAGCGCCTTTATCCGTTTATCAGCCGGGCATTAAAGCTTTAAAGCCGGAGCTTGCCGCAGCTTCACTAAGTGATAAAATTGCCAATGCCGAATCTTATTCGGTTAAGCTGCCAAAAGACACCGCCGCTGCTTATATTTTCAGCGTGCTCAAAAAAGGATCTGTAGAATTGGCAACGGATGTTTATTACGTAGATCAATACAGCGGTAAAATAGCAGGATCGGTTATTTATGCCGATAAAAACCTGGGGCAGCGCATTAGGGGCGTGATCAAACCCATTCATACAGGTTCTATTTATGGCTGGCCCACTAAAATTCTGGCTTTCATAATTTGTTTGGTATCTCTTATTTTCCCGGTAACCGGGGTAATGATGTGGCTAAACAGGATAGGTGTGGGTAAGAAAAAGAAGAAAAAGCCTGTGCGCAGCAGAACGGCAGCTGTTCCGGCTTAG
- a CDS encoding FtsL-like putative cell division protein: MSNRLRTEIQEEGEVEEIVDERPVRDLPDNLFTQVLKKGFLTTERATNALPFVLYLAFLGMVYIGNMHLAEKSVREIDALNKEVKELGWDYKSSKADLAFKSTLTEVGKRADTLGLSQSVDPPVKITVKEVANGN; encoded by the coding sequence ATGAGTAACCGTTTACGTACAGAAATTCAGGAAGAGGGAGAAGTGGAGGAGATTGTTGATGAGCGGCCTGTAAGGGACCTGCCCGATAATCTGTTTACACAAGTACTCAAAAAAGGCTTTCTCACTACCGAGAGGGCTACCAATGCTTTGCCCTTTGTGTTGTACCTGGCCTTTTTGGGCATGGTATATATTGGTAACATGCACCTGGCCGAAAAATCGGTGCGGGAAATTGACGCGCTTAATAAGGAGGTGAAAGAGCTGGGCTGGGATTATAAATCATCCAAAGCCGACCTGGCCTTCAAAAGCACACTCACCGAAGTAGGGAAACGGGCCGATACACTGGGGCTAAGCCAGTCGGTCGATCCTCCGGTAAAGATAACAGTAAAGGAGGTGGCTAATGGGAATTAG